The proteins below are encoded in one region of Lactuca sativa cultivar Salinas chromosome 3, Lsat_Salinas_v11, whole genome shotgun sequence:
- the LOC111917267 gene encoding phospholipase D zeta 1 has translation MASEQLMPEGGSGSRYSQMQSEQSAMSSFFSLQNPPEASRIFDELPNATIVQVSRNEAGDISPMLLTYTIDFEYKQFKWQLVKKASHVFYLHFALKKRAIIEEIHEKQEQVREWLQNLGIMDHHAVVHGDDEEPDDDVTPVTNDESVRNRDVPSRAALPIIRPALGRQHSMSDQAKQSMQGYLNHFLGNLDIANSREVCRFMEASKLSFCPEYGSKHKEEYVLVRHLPKFPSNDDSRMCSACHLFSCCNDNWQQVWAVLKPGFLALLKDPFDKEPLDIIVFDVLPSSNANGENGVSLALEINEHNPLRHAFEVSSGNRRIRLRSKNKAKVKSWVTAINDAGLRPPEGWCHPHRFGSFAPPRGLTDDDSQAQWFVDGRAAFDAIALAIEEAKSEIFMCGWWLCPDLYLRRPFHANASSRLDALLEARAKQGVQIYILMYKELALALKINSFFSKKKLAALHENIRVLRYPDHFSSGVYLWSHHEKLVIVDYEVCFIGGLDLCFGRYDSYEHKVGDHPPTIWPGKDYYNPRESEPNSWEDTMKDELNREKYPRMPWHDVHCALWGPPCRDIARHFVQRWNYAKRNKAPNEQTIPLLMPQQHMVIPHYMGSGREQEDGNTGLMNATQPINRQDSFSSLAAFQDIPLLIPQEADGVDSASGNLRQSGLGKSNNNFHGQPQPSRPPRAPFSFRKSKIAPLFMDMPMRGFVDEQGRSSVTVVHPPMKSHDREWWESQERGNLVVSADESGQVGPRVTCRCQVIRSVSLWSAGTSQVEGSIHNAYCSLIEKAEHLVYIENQFFISGLSGDEIIRNRVLDALYKRILRAYQERQCFRAIIVIPLLPGFQGGLDDGGAASVRAIMHWQYRTISRGPNSILHNLSDRLGPIVDDYISFYGLRAYGRLSNDGLVASSPVYVHSKIMIVDDTAALVGSANINDRSLLGLRDSEIGVLIEDKEVVGSYMGGNPWKAGKFALSLRLSLWSEHLGLHGSEIHKIADPVIDSTYKDIWMATAKENTMIYQDVFSCIPNNLIHSRASLRQRMGELKGKIGHTTIDIGIAPKKLEPYQDGNAKGSDPMDRLEGVRGHLVSFPSDFMCKEDLRPVFKESEYYASPQVFH, from the exons atggcatcggaacaattaaTGCCTGAGGGGGGAAGCGGGTCTCGTTACTCGCAAATGCAATCGGAGCAATCGGCGATGTCGTCGTTCTTCTCGCTTCAGAACCCGCCTGAGGCAAGTCGAATTTTCGATGAGCTGCCAAATGCTACAATCGTTCAAGTATCTCGTAATGAGGCTGGTGATATTAGCCCCATGCTCCTGACTTACACTATTGACTTCGAATACAAACAG TTTAAGTGGCAACTAGTGAAGAAGGCTTCACATGTATTTTATTTACACTTTGCATTGAAGAAACGTGCCATCATTGAAGAAATCCATGAAAAACAAGAGCAG GTCAGAGAATGGCTTCAAAATCTAGGAATCATGGATCACCATGCAGTTGTGCATGGTGATGATGAAGAACCCGATGATGATGTCACACCAGTAACCAATGATGAGAGTGTCAGAAACAG AGATGTTCCATCAAGAGCAGCATTGCCAATCATTCGCCCAGCACTTGGAAGACAACATTCCATGTCAGACCAAGCAAAGCAATCAATGCAGGGGTATTTAAATCATTTTCTTGGGAACCTGGACATTGCAAATTCCAGAGAG GTTTGCAGGTTTATGGAGGCTTCTAAGTTATCGTTTTGTCCAGAATATGGCTCAAAACATAAAGAAGAATATGTACTTGTGAGACATTTACCGAAATTTCCAAGTAATGATGACAGTAGAATGTGTTCTGCTTGTCATTTGTTCAGTTGCTGTAATGACAACTGGCAGCAGGTTTGGGCTGTTCTTAAACCGGGTTTTTTGGCCCTGTTAAAAGATCCGTTTGACAAGGAGCCATTAGATATTATTGTCTTTGATGTTCTACCTTCATCAAATGCAAATGGAGAAAATGGAGTGTCATTAGCACTTGAAATCAATGAACATAACCCCTTACGCCATGCATTTGAG GTGTCAAGTGGGAATCGAAGAATAAGATTAAGAAGTAAAAATAAAGCTAAAGTAAAATCATGGGTTACTGCCATTAATGATGCTGGACTCCGGCCACCTGAGGGCTGGTGTCATCCTCACCGGTTTGGCTCTTTTGCTCCACCTCGCGGTCTGACTGATGATGATAGTCAAGCTCAGTGGTTTGTTGATGGTCGTGCAGCTTTTGATGCAATTGCTTTAGCAATTGAAGAGGCAAAATCAGAG ATATTTATGTGCGGATGGTGGCTGTGTCCAGATTTGTATTTGAGGCGTCCTTTTCATGCAAATGCATCCTCTCGCCTTGATGCTTTACTGGAGGCAAGAGCCAAGCAAGGTGTTCAG ATTTATATTCTCATGTACAAAGAGCTTGCTCTTGCGCTCAAAATTAATAGCTTTTTTAGTAAGAAAAAGCTGGCAGCTCTTCATGAGAATATCAGAGTTTTACGTTACCCTGACCATTTCTCTAGTGGTGTGTATCTATG GTCCCATCATGAGAAATTGGTCATTGTTGATTATGAGGTATGCTTTATTGGTGGACTAGATCTTTGCTTTGGTCGTTATGACTCATATGAACACAAAGTGGGTGATCACCCTCCTACGATATGGCCTGGAAAGGACTACTATAACCCAAG GGAATCTGAGCCTAATTCTTGGGAAGATACTATGAAGGATGAACTGAATCGTGAAAAATATCCTCGTATGCCATGGCATGATGTCCACTGTGCCTTGTGGGGACCACCATGTCGTGATATTGCTCGCCACTTTGTTCAGCGTTGGAATTATGCTAag AGAAATAAAGCTCCCAATGAGCAAACAATTCCACTACTTATGCCTCAACAACACATGGTTATCCCACATTACATGGGTTCTGGTAGAGAACAAGAAGATGGAAATACTGGACTCATGAATGCAACCCAACCAATCAACAGACAGGATTCATTTTCCTCTCTTGCTGCCTTTCAAGACATCCCATTGCTAATCCCACAAGAAGCTGATGGAGTTGATTCTGCTAGTGGAAATTTAAGACAAAGTGGATTGGGTAaatcaaataataattttcatggCCAGCCTCAGCCAAGCAGGCCTCCAAGGGCtcctttttcttttagaaaatccaaAATTGCACCTTTGTTTATGGATATGCCAATGAGAGGGTTTGTAGATGAACAAGGGAGGTCTTCTGTTACAGTTGTGCACCCTCCCATGAAGTCTCATGATAGAGAATGGTGGGAGAGTCAGGAGAGAGGTAATCTTGTTGTTTCTGCAGATGAAAGTGGGCAGGTTGGTCCTCGTGTTACGTGTCGCTGTCAG GTTATAAGGAGTGTGAGTCTTTGGTCGGCTGGCACAAGTCAAGTTGAAGGGAGCATTCACAATGCTTACTGTTCCCTTATTGAGAAAGCAGAACACTTGGTCTACATCGAG AACCAATTTTTCATCTCAGGTCTATCTGGAGATGAGATCATACGAAATCGTGTGTTGGATGCCTTGTACAAGCGCATTTTGCGGGCATATCAAGAAAGGCAGTGTTTTAGGGCCATCATTGTTATACCACTATTACCTGGATTCCAG GGTGGACTAGATGATGGTGGCGCAGCATCTGTAAGGGCTATTATGCATTGGCAGTATCGAACAATATCAAGAGGACCCAATTCCATATTGCATAATCTCTCTGATCGACTTGGTCCCATTGTTGATGACTACATATCTTTTTATGGTCTGAGGGCTTATGGTAGACTTTCTAATGATGGTCTTGTTGCCTCCAGTCCG GTATATGTACATAGCAAGATCATGATAGTAGATGATACTGCAGCCTTGGTTGGGTCAGCTAATATCAATGACAGGAGTTTACTTGGATTACGTGACTCCGAG ATTGGAGTACTTATTGAAGATAAAGAAGTGGTTGGATCGTATATGGGAGGCAACCCATGGAAGGCTGGGAAATTTGCATTGAGTCTTCGTCTTTCACTATGGTCTGAGCACCTTGGTCTTCATGGTAGTGAG ATCCACAAAATAGCTGACCCTGTAATTGATTCTACCTACAAAGACATATGGATGGCAACTGCTAAG GAAAATACCATGATCTACCAAGATGTCTTCTCTTGCATTCCTAATAATCTCATACATTCCAG AGCATCTTTGAGGCAACGTATGGGTGAATTGAAAGGAAAAATAGGGCATACTACCATCGACATAGGAATAGCTCCAAAGAAGTTGGAACCATATCAAGATGGAAATGCTAAAGGAAGTGACCCCATGGATAGATTAGAGGGTGTAAGAGGGCATCTTGTTTCTTTTCCTTCAGATTTTATGTGCAAAGAAGATCTAAGACCCGTGTTTAAAGAAAGCGAGTATTATGCATCGCCTCAAGTTTTCCATTAA
- the LOC111917266 gene encoding probable protein phosphatase 2C 80, which produces MPTGSLSKLNIPLGFGLRKGIRLHSKNQVQPSICSSLKPGKALIPNSDQKFGNLRKDFQVAGVIKLHSCISVSRFNSSQVFGYTKNPYFPKTMATSGSVTASGDLIVDNIISSCGNVSNFAQPSGHLFERNTRSFHTASMGMKNREPSKSHGVHGYFIYGVTHITSNIHTPGGRLQRRCNTSSSTCYSDGGVSDEVLKESSHDETITSLAIEANGKGMHVRTLKLLSGSSYLPHPDKEATGGEDAHFICVEEQVIGVADGVGGWADVGINAGLYSRSLMSNSVRAIQDEPKEAIDPARVLTKAHSATKAQGSSTACIIALRDEGLHAINLGDSGFVVIRDGCTIFHTPVQQHDFNFTFQLANGNEGDQPSSGQVFKIPVAVGDVIVAGTDGLFDNLYNNEVTALVVQGVRSRLSPEAMAKNIADLARVKALDRKRQSPFSTAAQEAGFRYHGGKLDDITVVVSFVTASTSTEV; this is translated from the exons ATGCCAACCGGTTCTCTTTCTAAGTTGAATATTCCTCTTGGTTTTGGGCTTCGAAAAGGCATTAGATTGCATAGTAAAAACCAGGTCCAACCAAGTATTTGTTCGTCTTTAAAACCAGGAAAAGCCCTCATCCCAAACTCAGATCAAAAGTTTGGGAATTTGAGGAAAGATTTTCAAGTTGCAGGTGTTATCAAGTTGCATTCTTGTATCTCTGTATCCAGATTTAACAGTAGTCAGGTTTTTGGGTACACTAAAAACCCATATTTTCCAAAAACCATGGCTACCTCGGGTTCTGTAACTGCTTCAGGGGATCTCATTGTGGATAATATCATTTCAAGTTGTGGCAATGTGTCAAATTTTGCCCAACCTTCTGGTCACCTTTTTGAAAGAAATACCCGGAGCTTTCATACAGCTAGCATGGGTATGAAAAATAGAGAACCAAGCAAAAGCCATGGAGTTCATGGGTATTTTATATATGGCGTTACTCACATAACAAGCAACATTCATACACCTGGTGGACGATTGCAAAGAAGATGCAACACTTCCTCTTCAACATGTTATTCAGATGGTGGAGTTTCAGATGAGGTACTGAAAGAATCGTCACACGATGAAACAATCACAAGTCTTGCTATTGAAGCCAATGG GAAGGGCATGCATGTTAGAACTCTGAAACTATTATCTGGATCTTCATACCTGCCACATCCTGATAAAGAAGCAACTGGTGGAGAAGATGCTCATTTCATTTGTGTTGAAGAGCAAGTAATTGGTGTAGCAGATGGAGTTGGAGGGTGGGCAGATGTTGGAATAAACGCTGGATTATATTCACGTTCTCTCATGTCTAATTCTGTGAGAGCAATACAGGATGAACCAAAGGAAGCCATTGACCCTGCTAGAGTGTTGACTAAAGCTCATTCAGCCACAAAAGCACAGGGTTCCTCTACAGCATGCATCATAGCCCTCAGAGATGAG GGTCTTCATGCGATTAATCTAGGGGATAGTGGATTTGTTGTGATCAGAGATGGATGCACAATCTTTCACACCCCTGTACAACAGCATGACTTCAATTTTACTTTTCAGCTTGCGAATGGCAATGAAGGTGATCAGCCAAGTTCTGGTCAA gtATTCAAGATTCCAGTGGCAGTGGGTGATGTAATTGTTGCGGGAACGGATGGATTGTTTGATAATTTATATAACAATGAAGTAACGGCTCTTGTGGTTCAAGGGGTTAGGTCAAGGCTAAGTCCTGAAGCAATGGCTAAAAATATAGCGGATTTGGCACGTGTTAAAGCTTTAGACAGGAAACGACAGTCACCATTTTCTACTGCAGCTCAGGAAGCGGGATTCCGTTATCATGGTGGTAAACTTGATGATATTACTGTTGTTGTCTCATTTGTTACTGCCTCAACCTCAACTGAGGTTTGA